The Caldivirga sp. genomic interval GTAATCATAGTGATTATAGTAGCAGCAATAGCAGCAATAATAGCACTAAGAAGAAAATGAAACAACAATAAAACATAAACCAAACACAATCAAAACACCTTTACTCTTTCTTAAAATCTTATTTTGTGCAAGAATTGAATCCTCATAGGTGAGATAAGTGGTCTATTGTTACTTGCCTTCATTCTCTCATCTTCATTTCTCTCCTTCTATTGTTTTTCATACTTCATTAGGAGAGAGTTTAGTGGAGATCCGGGTGATTCCCTAAGACTGGTGAATAAACCTCTCATTAGGTTTAGTAAACTATAGTATATGGTTGAAAAAGTAGGCTGAAGCTTCAAGCACACTCAAACTTACTATGAAACATTCGTCAGAAGCCAAATGGTTTACTATGAGTAGTGGTTAGGTTTATTTACTGGTGTTATACCAGTTACTGGTATAACACCAGTAGGCTGCGGAATCTTTGATACTAGGCCTAAGGTTAGTAGAGATTACGTGTTAGGTAGGGATAGTGAGATTAATGAATTAGAGAGATTGTTGAGTAATGGATTTTGGCCTGTTATTCTTGGTTCCAGGAGGATTGGTAAGACTACATTAATGAGGACTGTGATTAATGAGCTTAATGGAATCTATATTGCTGCGTCCAAGATAAGTGGGCTTAAGGGTCTTGGACTTAGGCTTATTGATGAGGTTAGGAGACTTAATATTAAGGTTAAGTTGAATTTAGCAGTACCTCATATTGAGATTGAAAGGAAACCTACCTCAACTATAGAGAGTTTAATTAAGGAATTGGGTGATGTAGTAATTGGTATTGATGAAGTTCAAAACATAGTAAATCCTAGGCTTCCTGCATTACTCTCAGTTGCGTACAATGAGTCTAGGGTTAAATTCATCTTCAGCGGTTCATTAGTGGGTACGGTTAGGTTACTGATGAGGAGCCCGGAGGCTTTAGGCAGACCACTGATTAAGTTTGAGCTTAAACCATTCACAAGGGAGCAGGCAATTGATTTTCTTAAAACTGGTTCAAGAAGCTGCGGCCTTAACATAACTGATACTGAGATTGGGGATGCCGTGAATGAATTCAATGGTATAGTTGGCTGGTTAACCTACTACGGTAGCCTTAGGGTTAGTGGTATTAATCACTCTGAGACCGTTGAAACACTCACTGGAATTGCCAGGGAATTAATTAAAAATGAGTTAAGTAAGCTGAATAAGTATGGGTTGACTACGTATAGGGCATTAGCCATACTAGGTAGGGCTAGGTGAATTGAGATTAAGAGACTTACCGAAACCTTAATTGGACACCCAATTGATGATAAGACATTCACCGTGAACCTTAGGGCATTAGTTAACATGTACATGGTTAAGGAACTTGAACGTGGGGTTTATGAACCCGTTGACAGATACATGGCTAAGATTATCCGCGACTACGGCATTTAATGCATTAACATAGTTAGGAATGGGGCTAGGTGTAGGTTTCTATGCTAGAGTCTTGTGTGTGGTCCTTGTTTATAATAGCAAGTGAATTATACTAAGTTACATCAGGGGATTCCTACACTCACTGGCCAGTGATTGTGATGCAGTACTTCTTATTGAGTGGATTCCGTAGATTTAGGAGGATTACTAGTCTTTGTGGTTAGTGATAAAAACAAGTGATAAATCTCACCATTTATGGCAGGGTTGGAGTGAGGATTAGTCCTACTAGTTAACTTTATCAAGATGAGGAGCCATCGCCGACTTCGGCGGCAATACCGGTGAAGCAGTCAAGTAGCACCCATCAAAGGGGTGTAACCCCAAGACTCCAAGAAACCCCAACACCCTTAAGGGCAGGGAGGAGGACAGTTAAGGTCCCTAACTAATGCATGTACCTTCCATAAGTGGGTTACCTCTAGTGAGCTTCATATGCATGTTTAAAATGCTACTCCACTTTAATTGCCTGCATGCCTGTTAGCTTGGCGAGTAATTCTAGTTCCTTAACGTAATCCCCGTACGCCATTACCCAGTGGAATCCCTGCCAGTTCTCAAGCGCTCCAGCTGCATCCTTAACCTTAACCTCAACCTGATTCCTGCATATTCTAAGGTATGTTGGGCCAGTTGCCTCACCCTTAATGATTAGTAGTTTACTTAAGTCGTGGGATAAGCCAGCTATGGTCACAGTACTGGGTTCATATAGGACCTTCGGTGCTACTGAGGTGTTTGACTCATGGTGTGTTGTTGCAATGTACCTGAAGGGTGCCTTATCATACCCAGTCATTCTGGTTGGTGA includes:
- a CDS encoding ATP-binding protein; this translates as MLGRDSEINELERLLSNGFWPVILGSRRIGKTTLMRTVINELNGIYIAASKISGLKGLGLRLIDEVRRLNIKVKLNLAVPHIEIERKPTSTIESLIKELGDVVIGIDEVQNIVNPRLPALLSVAYNESRVKFIFSGSLVGTVRLLMRSPEALGRPLIKFELKPFTREQAIDFLKTGSRSCGLNITDTEIGDAVNEFNGIVGWLTYYGSLRVSGINHSETVETLTGIARELIKNELSKLNKYGLTTYRALAILGRAR